A section of the Luteolibacter flavescens genome encodes:
- a CDS encoding DMT family protein, which produces MTLLKTIGLLTLSNIFMTFAWYAHLKDMKEKPWIIAALFSWGIALFEYLLQVPANRIGSSAYSTGQLKILQEVITLSVFVPFAVFYLKEKITLNYLYAALCMGGAVFFIFRDKVNAKPPEPPKMEMSESAR; this is translated from the coding sequence GTGACGCTGCTGAAAACCATCGGTCTCCTGACGCTGTCGAATATTTTCATGACCTTCGCGTGGTATGCCCACCTGAAGGACATGAAGGAAAAGCCGTGGATCATCGCGGCGCTTTTCTCGTGGGGCATCGCGCTTTTCGAATACCTGCTGCAGGTGCCGGCGAACCGCATCGGCTCGTCCGCGTATAGCACCGGGCAGCTCAAGATCCTGCAGGAGGTGATCACGCTGTCGGTCTTCGTGCCCTTCGCGGTGTTTTACCTGAAGGAGAAGATCACGCTGAACTACCTCTACGCCGCGCTGTGTATGGGCGGCGCGGTGTTCTTCATCTTCCGTGACAAGGTGAACGCCAAGCCCCCGGAGCCGCCGAAGATGGAGATGAGCGAGTCGGCGCGGTGA
- a CDS encoding DUF4105 domain-containing protein — METSPAPTRDRPGPVRKALLVIGRQSLRLLMLLPGLWCLGAIHFDGPLPGGGNIVLTILWVALAVFLMLRARTRRDRGLSYAAVLSLVILPWLCKRPSNDRDWAPEYARTANATVDGDAVTFTNYRNFDYALDGTVTERWETRTVHLSKLRGIDLFLNYWGSPLIAHPIFSFDFGDEGHIAFSIETRREKGETFTTLGGLYKLYELTYLVGDERDFVRVRTNIREDEDAYLFKLDATPEEARKRFMEYVGQIQVMVDEPRFYNVITANCTTAIRSQMEMEKALVPDYRLILNGKLDELLEDLGFFAVKDLPLAELKRRGHINERAMEAQDDPDFSKRVREGVPGFGP; from the coding sequence ATGGAAACGTCGCCCGCACCCACCCGCGATCGCCCCGGCCCCGTGAGGAAGGCCCTGCTTGTCATCGGCCGCCAGTCGCTGCGCCTGCTGATGCTGCTGCCGGGGCTGTGGTGCCTTGGCGCGATCCACTTCGACGGGCCACTGCCCGGTGGCGGGAATATCGTGCTCACCATTCTCTGGGTGGCGCTCGCCGTCTTCCTCATGCTGCGCGCTCGCACGCGGCGGGATCGCGGCCTCTCCTACGCTGCCGTCCTCTCGCTGGTCATCCTGCCATGGCTCTGCAAGCGTCCCAGCAACGACCGCGACTGGGCACCGGAATACGCGCGCACCGCAAATGCGACGGTGGACGGCGATGCGGTCACCTTCACGAACTACCGCAACTTCGACTACGCGCTGGACGGCACGGTCACCGAGCGATGGGAAACGCGCACCGTCCACCTGTCGAAGCTGCGGGGCATCGATCTCTTCCTGAACTACTGGGGCTCGCCGCTGATCGCGCACCCGATCTTCTCCTTCGACTTCGGCGATGAGGGGCACATCGCCTTCTCCATCGAAACGAGGAGGGAAAAGGGCGAGACCTTCACCACCCTCGGCGGACTCTACAAGCTCTACGAACTGACCTACCTGGTCGGTGATGAGCGGGATTTCGTGCGCGTGCGGACAAACATCCGCGAGGACGAGGATGCGTATCTCTTCAAGCTGGATGCCACGCCCGAGGAGGCACGGAAGCGCTTCATGGAATACGTCGGCCAGATCCAGGTGATGGTGGACGAGCCGCGCTTCTACAACGTGATCACGGCGAACTGCACCACCGCCATCCGCTCGCAGATGGAAATGGAAAAGGCGCTGGTCCCGGACTACCGGCTCATCCTGAATGGCAAGCTGGACGAGCTGTTGGAGGACCTCGGGTTCTTCGCCGTGAAGGACCTGCCGCTCGCGGAGTTGAAGCGCCGCGGGCACATCAACGAGCGAGCGATGGAGGCGCAGGATGATCCCGATTTTTCGAAGAGGGTCCGCGAGGGAGTGCCGGGATTCGGTCCTTGA
- a CDS encoding ADP-ribosylglycohydrolase family protein — translation MDSTRSIRARTVLEGLSVGDAFGEMMAYGHSGVRGRVALGVPAGPWWWTDDTAMALGIEECLHRCGAIEEEMLAWIFARNFKHDPDRGYGKMAAIILRQIGAGELWESASRSAFSGGSMGNGAAMRVAPLGAWFADDLDRVVAEAMKSARVTHWHPEGIAGAIAVAVATACAWQTREIEHAEARKVITEAVLRLTPPGDTREGLVAAVSLEPRLSPDVAGRRLGNGSLVTAPDTVPFVIWSALRSLDDFQEAVIATVEAGGDCDTNAAMVGGIVAARLGASGVPPEWIASREALPPVDGVQVPGQALRD, via the coding sequence ATGGACTCCACCCGCAGCATCCGCGCACGCACGGTCCTCGAGGGACTTTCGGTCGGGGATGCCTTTGGTGAGATGATGGCTTACGGCCACTCGGGGGTCAGAGGCCGGGTGGCTCTCGGTGTTCCGGCCGGGCCGTGGTGGTGGACGGACGACACCGCCATGGCGCTCGGTATTGAGGAGTGCCTGCACCGCTGCGGCGCGATTGAGGAGGAGATGCTGGCGTGGATTTTCGCCCGCAATTTCAAGCACGACCCGGACCGCGGGTATGGAAAGATGGCAGCGATCATTCTCCGGCAGATCGGGGCAGGGGAGTTGTGGGAAAGCGCCTCGCGGTCGGCATTCAGCGGAGGCTCCATGGGGAATGGTGCGGCCATGCGCGTCGCACCTCTCGGTGCATGGTTCGCGGATGACCTCGACCGGGTGGTAGCCGAGGCGATGAAGTCGGCGCGTGTCACCCATTGGCATCCGGAGGGCATTGCCGGGGCCATCGCGGTTGCAGTCGCCACGGCGTGCGCCTGGCAAACGAGGGAGATCGAGCATGCCGAGGCGAGAAAGGTCATCACGGAAGCAGTCCTTCGACTCACTCCCCCCGGCGATACGCGGGAAGGGCTCGTAGCTGCAGTCTCGCTGGAGCCCCGCCTTTCTCCCGATGTCGCCGGGCGTCGGCTGGGAAATGGCTCGCTCGTCACGGCTCCCGATACCGTGCCCTTCGTGATCTGGTCGGCGCTTCGTTCGCTCGATGATTTTCAGGAAGCGGTCATCGCTACGGTGGAGGCAGGAGGTGACTGCGACACGAATGCCGCGATGGTCGGAGGCATCGTCGCTGCCCGGTTAGGCGCATCCGGAGTGCCTCCCGAGTGGATCGCTTCGAGGGAAGCCCTACCGCCGGTGGATGGGGTGCAGGTGCCCGGTCAAGCATTGCGAGATTAG
- a CDS encoding TIGR00266 family protein has product MPPALPAGGPPPLRGKRSHEIDYEIIGESIQMVEIELDPGETVIAEAGAMNYMEDGIAFETKMGDGSTPNEGFMGKLMAVGKRALTGESIFMTHFTNRGGGKKRVTFAAPYPGTVVPIDLSQQGGELLCQKDAFLCAAMGTQLGIAFNKKLGAGLFGGEGFILQRLNGDGMAFIHAGGTVVRKELKGEKLFVDTGCLVGFTKGIDYDIQRSGNLKSMVFGGEGLFLATLQGHGTVWLQSMPFARLAQRITGMYASGREQGSALGGLGNLFGD; this is encoded by the coding sequence ATGCCGCCCGCGTTGCCCGCCGGTGGGCCTCCGCCGCTGCGTGGCAAGCGCTCCCACGAGATTGACTATGAGATCATCGGCGAGTCCATCCAGATGGTCGAGATCGAGCTCGATCCCGGCGAGACCGTCATCGCCGAGGCTGGCGCGATGAACTATATGGAAGACGGCATCGCTTTCGAGACGAAGATGGGCGACGGTTCCACGCCGAACGAAGGCTTCATGGGCAAGCTCATGGCCGTCGGCAAGCGCGCCCTCACCGGCGAGTCAATCTTCATGACCCACTTCACGAACCGCGGCGGCGGCAAGAAGCGCGTCACCTTTGCCGCGCCCTATCCCGGCACGGTCGTCCCCATCGATCTCTCGCAGCAGGGAGGCGAGCTGCTTTGCCAAAAGGACGCCTTCCTCTGTGCCGCCATGGGCACGCAACTCGGGATCGCTTTCAACAAGAAGCTCGGCGCCGGACTCTTCGGTGGGGAGGGCTTCATCCTCCAGCGCCTGAATGGCGATGGCATGGCCTTCATCCACGCAGGCGGCACTGTCGTGCGGAAGGAGCTGAAAGGCGAAAAGCTCTTCGTCGACACCGGCTGCCTCGTCGGCTTCACCAAGGGCATCGACTACGACATCCAGCGCTCCGGAAACCTGAAGTCCATGGTCTTCGGCGGCGAAGGTCTCTTCCTCGCCACGCTGCAGGGCCACGGCACCGTATGGCTCCAGAGCATGCCCTTCGCCCGCCTCGCCCAGCGCATCACCGGCATGTATGCCAGCGGCCGCGAGCAAGGCTCCGCCCTCGGCGGCCTGGGGAATCTCTTCGGCGATTGA
- a CDS encoding transposase — protein sequence MGRRWQRGWEAAWRDGRAAPNQNDAVVLLRAATKCAPHVRLVCEATAGYEQLLATASFKAGVPICIVPPQRPRHFAKALGLHAKNDPVDAALLSRFGNQTGPQPAMPKERSRKELESLMRARGELIDALGRENSRHEHHAHPVVLKLAKARIARLEKDIAAIDKAAAAVIAADPLLSKADALLRQVTGVSHQSSRVLLAFMPELGTLNRREIAALAGLAPFDRDSGNKQGKRFIQGGRARIRSTLHMAGLSAAKFNKVLAPAYRKLRKAGKPFKVAITAITRKLLVHLNSIMADFLKNEVAA from the coding sequence TTGGGACGGCGATGGCAGCGAGGGTGGGAGGCGGCGTGGAGGGATGGGCGGGCCGCACCCAACCAGAACGACGCAGTCGTTCTGCTGCGCGCCGCCACGAAATGCGCGCCCCACGTCCGCCTCGTCTGCGAGGCCACCGCCGGTTACGAGCAGCTCCTCGCCACCGCCTCCTTCAAGGCAGGCGTGCCCATCTGCATCGTGCCGCCGCAACGTCCCCGGCACTTCGCCAAGGCCCTGGGACTCCACGCCAAGAACGACCCCGTCGATGCCGCCCTGCTGTCCCGCTTCGGCAACCAGACCGGTCCCCAGCCCGCCATGCCAAAGGAGCGGTCGCGCAAGGAACTCGAGTCCCTGATGCGGGCCCGCGGTGAATTGATCGACGCACTCGGCCGCGAGAACAGCCGCCATGAGCATCACGCCCATCCGGTGGTCCTCAAGCTCGCCAAGGCCCGCATCGCCCGCCTGGAGAAAGACATCGCGGCCATCGACAAGGCGGCCGCTGCGGTGATCGCTGCCGATCCCTTGCTCTCGAAGGCCGATGCCTTGTTGCGCCAGGTCACCGGCGTCAGCCATCAGAGCAGCCGGGTGCTGCTGGCCTTCATGCCCGAACTCGGCACGCTCAACCGCCGTGAAATCGCCGCGCTTGCAGGCCTTGCCCCCTTCGACCGCGACAGCGGCAACAAGCAGGGCAAGCGGTTCATCCAGGGAGGACGGGCGAGGATCCGCAGCACGTTGCACATGGCGGGCCTCTCGGCGGCGAAATTCAACAAGGTGCTCGCGCCCGCCTACCGGAAGCTGAGGAAGGCGGGAAAACCGTTCAAGGTGGCGATCACCGCGATCACGCGCAAGCTGCTGGTCCACCTCAATTCCATCATGGCCGATTTCCTCAAAAACGAAGTTGCAGCTTAA
- a CDS encoding metallophosphoesterase family protein: MAPRHDGVEVVWAVSRLSRGRIEWRGEDGSTGTAAADRFGFVPQGDEILRVKVAGLKPGGKYELRAITVATDGGDTEEGPWKKFRTLDPAAQETSFVIWNDTHQNAPTIGKLHEVTPRGDFLLWNGDTCNDWHQEDWLVPTLLHPAGQDVSADRPLLLVWGNHDVRGKWAYKVPEMVATPDGRPFYAFRSGPVAVICLHTGEDKPDDHPSFGGRVAFEKLRQEQAEWLREVIARPEFRDAPYRIVFCHIPLRWKTEVADAGYDKGGYDAYSRSSREAWHGSLVDWKAQVIVSGHTHQPAWLPGTEEFPYGQLVGGGPQPERATWIEGKADANALTLVMRNLEGKVIEQVEFKPVA, from the coding sequence ATGGCCCCGCGCCATGATGGCGTGGAGGTGGTGTGGGCCGTGTCGCGGCTTTCCCGTGGCCGCATCGAGTGGCGGGGCGAGGATGGCAGCACCGGCACCGCCGCGGCGGATCGCTTCGGCTTCGTGCCGCAGGGGGATGAGATCCTGCGCGTGAAGGTCGCCGGCCTGAAGCCCGGCGGGAAGTACGAGCTTCGCGCCATCACCGTGGCCACCGACGGTGGCGACACGGAAGAGGGACCGTGGAAGAAATTCCGCACGCTCGATCCCGCGGCGCAGGAAACCAGCTTCGTAATCTGGAACGATACCCACCAGAATGCGCCGACCATCGGGAAGCTGCACGAGGTCACCCCGCGCGGCGATTTCCTCCTCTGGAATGGCGACACGTGCAATGACTGGCACCAGGAGGACTGGCTCGTGCCCACGCTGCTGCATCCCGCCGGGCAGGACGTGAGCGCGGATCGCCCGCTGCTGCTCGTGTGGGGAAATCACGATGTCCGCGGGAAGTGGGCCTACAAGGTGCCCGAGATGGTCGCGACTCCGGATGGCCGGCCTTTCTACGCCTTCCGCAGCGGTCCCGTGGCCGTGATCTGCCTGCACACCGGCGAGGACAAGCCGGACGACCACCCGAGCTTCGGCGGACGCGTCGCTTTCGAAAAGCTGCGACAGGAGCAGGCGGAGTGGCTGCGGGAGGTGATCGCCCGGCCGGAATTCCGCGACGCGCCGTATCGGATCGTCTTCTGCCACATCCCGCTGCGCTGGAAGACCGAGGTGGCGGATGCCGGATACGACAAGGGTGGGTACGATGCCTATAGTAGATCCAGCCGCGAGGCTTGGCACGGCTCGCTCGTCGATTGGAAAGCGCAGGTCATTGTTTCAGGGCACACGCACCAGCCCGCGTGGCTCCCCGGCACGGAGGAGTTTCCCTACGGCCAGCTCGTCGGCGGCGGGCCACAGCCGGAGCGCGCCACGTGGATCGAGGGAAAGGCGGACGCGAATGCGCTGACCCTCGTGATGAGAAACCTTGAAGGAAAGGTGATCGAGCAAGTGGAGTTCAAACCGGTGGCGTGA
- a CDS encoding agmatine deiminase family protein: MVPHTAVWLSWPVNDELHWGGAKHTLMREKFAEIAAGISLFETVRINAPGAGP; this comes from the coding sequence ATGGTCCCCCATACGGCCGTATGGCTGTCGTGGCCGGTGAATGACGAGCTCCACTGGGGCGGGGCGAAGCACACGCTGATGCGCGAAAAATTCGCGGAGATCGCCGCGGGGATCAGCCTTTTCGAGACGGTGCGGATCAATGCTCCGGGTGCGGGGCCATGA
- a CDS encoding ABC transporter ATP-binding protein — MPTSEPEKKKGSGKDGLAWVLGYLRPHRKIFIPSVIALFVTAALSLAFPLFLKDLIGDPADSWKNGLDAAATRAKADETILLLLGVLAVQSFIAYWRVKGFTRSGEAALNDLRRNLFGHLMKLPVPFFQDQRAGSVSNRVSADLGTVRETLLTTLPQAARHTVILVGSLVAVFFFSWKLSLVMLASVPVVVLAVAISGRRVRQHSRDAQEALAESGMVMEESVQGIADVKAFSNEPYELSRYNRSLDRFFDVTLKGAKTRAAFLSFIIFAMFGTIAGVAWFGSHMLASGEISQRDFMAFILFSVFVGASLGSMPEIISQVQAMSGATERLRELMAEKPELTGTRAAARLDGGVAFDGVSFRYPSRPEAPVLHDLSFTVAPGRRIALVGPSGAGKSTVFSLILGFHRPESGRVLFDGADAAELELSSLRKQIAVVPQEVMLFGGSIRENIEYGRPGASASDIENAAKQANAHAFIEGLPQGYDTLVGPRGTKLSGGQRQRIAIARAILADPRILLLDEATSALDTESERLVNEALERLMAGRTSLVIAHRLSTVRHADTILVMNHGRLVESGTHDELVAKRGTYHLLAETQLL, encoded by the coding sequence ATGCCGACATCGGAGCCGGAGAAGAAAAAGGGAAGCGGAAAGGACGGACTCGCCTGGGTGCTCGGCTACCTGCGGCCACACCGGAAGATCTTCATCCCTTCCGTCATCGCGCTCTTCGTCACCGCCGCGCTCTCGCTGGCCTTCCCGCTTTTCCTGAAGGACCTCATCGGCGATCCCGCGGACTCCTGGAAAAACGGCCTCGATGCCGCCGCCACCCGCGCGAAGGCCGACGAAACGATCCTCCTCCTACTCGGGGTGCTGGCCGTGCAATCCTTCATCGCCTACTGGCGCGTGAAGGGCTTCACCCGCTCCGGCGAGGCCGCGCTGAATGACCTGCGCCGCAATCTCTTCGGCCACCTGATGAAGCTACCCGTGCCCTTCTTCCAGGACCAGCGCGCCGGCTCCGTGAGCAATCGCGTGTCCGCCGACCTCGGCACCGTGCGCGAGACGCTGCTCACCACGTTGCCCCAGGCCGCGCGGCACACCGTCATCCTCGTCGGCAGCCTCGTCGCCGTCTTCTTCTTCTCGTGGAAGCTCTCGCTGGTGATGCTCGCCAGTGTGCCCGTGGTGGTGCTGGCCGTGGCCATCTCCGGCCGACGCGTCCGGCAGCATTCGCGCGATGCCCAGGAGGCGCTCGCCGAGTCCGGCATGGTCATGGAAGAGAGCGTGCAGGGCATCGCCGACGTGAAGGCATTCTCGAACGAGCCCTACGAACTGTCCCGCTACAATCGCTCGCTGGACCGCTTCTTTGACGTCACGCTGAAGGGTGCGAAGACCCGTGCCGCCTTCCTTTCCTTCATCATTTTCGCCATGTTCGGCACCATCGCCGGTGTCGCGTGGTTCGGCTCGCACATGCTGGCCAGCGGTGAGATCTCGCAGCGGGATTTCATGGCCTTCATCCTCTTCAGCGTCTTCGTCGGTGCGTCGCTGGGTTCCATGCCCGAGATCATCTCGCAGGTGCAGGCCATGTCCGGCGCGACCGAGCGCCTGCGCGAGCTGATGGCGGAGAAGCCGGAGCTGACCGGCACCCGCGCGGCGGCCAGGCTGGACGGCGGCGTCGCCTTCGATGGCGTGAGCTTCCGCTACCCCTCGCGCCCGGAGGCCCCGGTGCTGCACGATCTTTCCTTCACCGTTGCGCCGGGCAGACGCATCGCGCTCGTCGGCCCGTCTGGCGCGGGGAAGTCCACCGTCTTCTCGCTCATCCTCGGCTTCCACCGCCCGGAGAGCGGCCGCGTGCTTTTCGACGGAGCGGATGCCGCGGAGTTGGAGCTTTCCTCGCTGCGCAAGCAGATCGCCGTGGTGCCGCAGGAGGTGATGCTCTTCGGCGGCTCCATCCGTGAGAATATCGAGTACGGTCGTCCCGGTGCCAGCGCGTCCGATATCGAGAATGCCGCCAAGCAGGCGAACGCCCACGCCTTCATCGAAGGCCTGCCGCAGGGCTACGACACGCTCGTCGGCCCGCGCGGCACGAAGCTCTCCGGCGGCCAGCGCCAGCGCATCGCCATCGCCCGCGCCATCCTAGCCGACCCGCGCATCCTCCTGCTGGACGAGGCCACCAGCGCGCTCGATACCGAGAGCGAGCGCCTCGTGAATGAAGCGCTCGAACGCCTCATGGCCGGCCGCACCAGCCTCGTCATCGCACACCGCCTCTCCACTGTCCGCCACGCCGACACCATCCTCGTGATGAATCACGGCCGCCTCGTCGAAAGCGGCACCCACGACGAACTCGTCGCCAAGCGCGGCACCTATCACCTGCTCGCGGAGACGCAGCTATTGTAA
- a CDS encoding agmatine deiminase family protein, with translation MTPAALGYAMPPEWSPQTAVWLSWPVNDERHWGGAKHTLMRDKFAEIAAGISLFETVRINAPGADHAMIREACNRARAVPERVELFDHPHNDVWCRDHGPIFVKHRETGELAVSDWGFNAWGGKFPPYDLDDAIPRRVAEALGLKRFDGGMILEGGAIEINGLGQLLTTEAVLLNPNRNPHLSREDIEQKLRDTLGVRDILWLRQGIEGDDTDGHIDDLARFTDDTTILACLEKDRSSPNRAVLEENFDRLKSFTRPDGRSFEVVHINLPEACEVPGWRLPVLPASYVNFLIVNGGVLVPTFRQSRNDDMALGQIRELFPDRTVMGIDCLDLVEEGGTLHCISQQQPA, from the coding sequence ATGACTCCCGCCGCGCTCGGCTATGCAATGCCCCCTGAATGGTCCCCCCAGACGGCCGTATGGCTGTCGTGGCCGGTGAATGACGAGCGCCACTGGGGCGGGGCGAAGCACACGCTGATGCGCGACAAGTTCGCGGAGATCGCCGCGGGGATCAGCCTTTTCGAGACGGTGCGGATCAATGCCCCGGGCGCGGACCACGCGATGATCCGCGAGGCGTGCAACCGCGCGCGGGCCGTGCCGGAGCGCGTGGAACTCTTCGACCATCCGCACAATGACGTGTGGTGCCGGGACCACGGGCCGATCTTCGTGAAGCATCGCGAGACCGGCGAGCTAGCGGTGAGCGACTGGGGCTTCAACGCGTGGGGCGGGAAATTCCCCCCGTACGATCTGGACGATGCGATCCCGCGCCGCGTGGCGGAGGCACTCGGCCTGAAGCGCTTCGACGGCGGCATGATCTTGGAAGGCGGGGCCATCGAGATCAACGGCCTGGGCCAACTGCTCACCACCGAGGCGGTGCTGCTGAATCCGAACCGGAACCCGCACCTCTCGCGCGAGGACATCGAGCAAAAGCTCCGCGACACCCTCGGCGTGCGGGACATCCTGTGGTTGCGGCAGGGCATCGAGGGCGACGACACGGACGGCCACATCGACGACCTGGCGCGCTTCACCGATGACACCACGATCCTGGCGTGCCTGGAGAAGGACCGCAGCTCGCCGAACCGCGCGGTGCTGGAGGAGAATTTCGACCGCCTGAAGTCATTCACCCGCCCTGACGGCCGGTCCTTCGAAGTGGTGCACATCAATTTGCCGGAGGCCTGCGAAGTGCCCGGCTGGCGGCTGCCGGTACTACCCGCGTCGTACGTCAATTTCCTGATCGTGAATGGCGGCGTGCTGGTCCCCACCTTCCGCCAGAGCCGGAATGACGACATGGCTCTCGGCCAGATCCGCGAGCTCTTCCCGGACCGCACGGTCATGGGCATCGACTGCCTGGACCTGGTGGAGGAGGGAGGGACGCTGCACTGCATCTCTCAGCAGCAGCCGGCCTGA
- a CDS encoding DMT family transporter, with protein MPVAMLILACALWGVSFPVIKALDLEQTARLPEASKVFLATWLQMARFALAAAIMIPLVARQMPSRREWAQGIWLAAWGGLGMALQAWGLGYTEASTSAFLTQAYCVILPLVACLKTRRAPTARVMIATALVILGGAILSGVRPGELKIGKGEAATLAAAFVFTFQILTLENPKYEGNRGLPVTFAMCTGIAALFLPVTWFLAPDAGHLISPGATWPAFSLVLVLALVCSVGAYSLMNCWQPRVSATEAGLIYTTEPVFTAGFVLFLPVMLGQLVGGVYPNESLTFTLVAGGSLILAANVLMQWKRRPHPPAIAPAP; from the coding sequence GTGCCTGTCGCCATGCTCATCCTCGCCTGCGCCCTGTGGGGTGTCAGCTTTCCCGTGATCAAGGCACTGGATCTGGAGCAGACGGCGAGGTTGCCGGAGGCGTCGAAGGTGTTCCTTGCCACATGGCTGCAGATGGCGCGCTTCGCGCTGGCGGCGGCGATCATGATCCCGCTGGTGGCGAGGCAGATGCCATCGAGGAGGGAATGGGCGCAGGGCATCTGGCTGGCCGCATGGGGCGGGCTCGGCATGGCCCTCCAGGCATGGGGGCTGGGCTACACGGAGGCCTCCACCTCCGCCTTCCTCACGCAGGCGTATTGCGTGATCCTGCCACTGGTGGCGTGCCTGAAGACCCGGCGCGCACCGACGGCCAGGGTGATGATCGCCACCGCGCTGGTCATTCTCGGAGGAGCCATCCTCTCGGGAGTGAGACCCGGCGAACTGAAGATCGGGAAGGGCGAGGCGGCCACGCTGGCTGCGGCCTTCGTCTTCACCTTTCAGATCCTGACGCTGGAGAATCCGAAGTATGAGGGAAACCGCGGCCTGCCCGTGACCTTCGCGATGTGCACCGGCATCGCCGCGCTCTTCCTGCCGGTGACATGGTTCCTCGCTCCGGATGCGGGCCATCTCATCTCGCCGGGTGCGACTTGGCCGGCCTTCAGCCTCGTGCTGGTGCTCGCGCTGGTGTGCTCGGTCGGTGCCTATAGCCTGATGAATTGCTGGCAGCCGCGCGTGTCCGCAACGGAGGCCGGGCTGATCTACACGACCGAGCCCGTCTTCACCGCAGGCTTCGTGCTGTTCCTGCCCGTCATGCTGGGCCAGCTTGTGGGTGGTGTTTATCCGAATGAATCCCTTACCTTCACATTGGTCGCCGGCGGCTCGCTGATCCTGGCCGCCAATGTCCTGATGCAATGGAAACGTCGCCCGCACCCACCCGCGATCGCCCCGGCCCCGTGA